A stretch of Myxococcus hansupus DNA encodes these proteins:
- a CDS encoding SDR family oxidoreductase: MNMSPRHLFVAGATGATGRNVMRQAIARGVPATAHLRPKSASSELAQAWPHKAVVEIARVDELVEQLRGAGVTTVLQLIGTMRKRFGSGDTYETSDIGTTRNLVHAAKSLGVDHLVLLSSVGAGRPVGAYLKAKAEAERLVRESGIPWTIVRPPAFEGEYHHISPVLRALTRLPLLRGMRPIHLDQLAAVLLRVAERRAPLNQVLEGDTLWAEVAAAGA, from the coding sequence ATGAACATGTCCCCCCGTCACCTCTTCGTCGCGGGCGCCACGGGCGCCACGGGCCGCAACGTGATGCGCCAGGCGATTGCGCGCGGCGTTCCCGCGACGGCGCACCTGCGCCCCAAGAGCGCGAGCAGCGAGCTGGCCCAAGCGTGGCCCCACAAGGCGGTGGTCGAGATAGCGCGCGTCGACGAACTGGTGGAGCAACTTCGCGGCGCGGGGGTGACCACGGTGCTTCAGCTCATCGGCACCATGCGCAAGCGCTTCGGCTCAGGGGACACCTACGAGACGAGCGACATCGGCACCACGCGGAATCTGGTGCACGCGGCGAAGAGCTTGGGCGTGGACCACCTGGTGCTGCTCAGCTCGGTGGGCGCGGGCCGCCCGGTGGGGGCCTACCTCAAGGCCAAGGCGGAGGCGGAGCGGTTGGTGCGCGAGAGCGGCATCCCGTGGACCATTGTCCGCCCGCCCGCCTTCGAGGGCGAGTACCACCACATCAGCCCCGTGCTGCGCGCGCTCACGCGCCTGCCACTGCTTCGCGGCATGCGCCCCATCCACCTGGACCAGCTCGCCGCAGTGCTCCTGCGCGTCGCCGAGCGGCGCGCGCCCCTGAATCAAGTGCTGGAGGGAGACACCCTCTGGGCCGAGGTCGCCGCCGCGGGCGCCTGA
- a CDS encoding TIGR02265 family protein: MEKPEPLVFQQSFQGLIRALGDDLDDTCAGRLRDAGLDTRGSLALAYPLEVWVAALKVAAATLAPESPLDEAAAVVGKRFVEGFSSTLIGNALLGTVRLLGPQRMLARMTRNLRTGTNYLETHMEQLGPTRYALTCRPVVVAGFYVGLFLAGLEASGARNPAVQIVRREGEEAVYDIAWG; this comes from the coding sequence TTGGAAAAACCTGAACCCCTTGTATTCCAGCAGAGCTTCCAGGGTCTGATTCGCGCATTGGGCGACGACCTGGACGACACGTGTGCGGGCCGGCTGCGGGACGCGGGGCTCGACACGCGGGGCTCGCTCGCCCTGGCCTATCCCCTGGAGGTCTGGGTCGCCGCGCTGAAGGTGGCGGCGGCCACCCTGGCCCCGGAGTCGCCGTTGGACGAGGCCGCCGCGGTGGTGGGGAAGCGCTTCGTGGAGGGCTTCAGCTCCACGCTCATCGGCAACGCGCTCCTGGGCACCGTCCGGCTGCTGGGCCCGCAGCGCATGCTGGCGCGGATGACGCGCAACCTGCGCACGGGCACCAACTACCTGGAAACACACATGGAGCAGTTGGGGCCCACCCGGTATGCCCTCACCTGCCGGCCCGTGGTGGTGGCGGGCTTCTACGTGGGGCTCTTCCTGGCGGGCCTGGAGGCCAGTGGCGCCCGCAATCCCGCCGTCCAGATTGTCCGCAGGGAGGGCGAGGAGGCGGTGTACGACATCGCTTGGGGGTGA
- a CDS encoding exopolysaccharide biosynthesis protein produces MSTPSSNPSSSSASFSDTQVQLSATLRALSSRLPESLTVRELMQACGEQGLLLFCCILTFPFLLPVSIPGVSTVFGLLIVLIGVGVTFNRTPWLPRKLLDKTLLRTNLAPALDKGAEVFTKYVDRLSKPRLLVLTHGSSTNRFNGFMLFFAGVLLMMPFGLIPFSNTLPALAALFFAIGILQRDGYFILMGHGMTVGTLTYFTVLIYGAVQGGRSLASVFGGG; encoded by the coding sequence ATGTCCACGCCTTCGTCGAACCCTTCGTCCTCGTCCGCGAGCTTCTCCGACACCCAGGTCCAGCTCTCCGCCACGCTCCGCGCCCTGTCCTCGCGGCTGCCCGAATCCCTGACGGTGCGCGAGCTGATGCAGGCGTGTGGCGAGCAGGGCCTCCTGCTCTTCTGCTGCATCCTGACCTTCCCCTTCCTGCTGCCCGTGTCGATTCCGGGCGTGTCCACGGTGTTCGGCCTCCTCATCGTCCTCATCGGCGTGGGCGTGACGTTCAACCGGACCCCCTGGCTGCCCCGCAAGCTGCTGGACAAGACGCTGCTGCGCACCAACCTGGCGCCGGCGTTGGACAAGGGCGCGGAGGTCTTCACGAAGTACGTGGACCGGCTGAGCAAGCCGCGGCTGCTGGTCCTCACGCACGGTAGCAGCACCAACCGTTTCAACGGCTTCATGCTGTTCTTCGCCGGCGTGCTGCTGATGATGCCCTTCGGGCTGATTCCCTTCAGCAACACGCTTCCGGCGCTCGCCGCGCTCTTCTTCGCCATCGGCATCCTGCAGCGCGACGGCTACTTCATCCTCATGGGGCACGGCATGACGGTGGGCACGCTCACCTACTTCACCGTCCTCATCTACGGCGCGGTGCAGGGCGGCCGCAGCCTGGCCAGCGTCTTCGGCGGGGGCTGA
- a CDS encoding serine/threonine-protein kinase: MRQYPLETQPRLEDAARRHAEGEVVGGRYRILDFLGRGGAGTVWRAQDLLAGPVAVKRLHQTLEDLARLPEGENTPSSMARHELALSLAHEFQTLASVRHPHVISVLDYGFDAEHRPYLAMDLLEDAQHLVKAGTGQPLRVQVGLLVQTLLALAYLHRRGIIHRDLKPANVLVAHGQVKVLDFGLAVGREHVHRAQPGGTPGYLAPELFEDQPPSEVTDLFSVGAMASQMMFGRLPHAGQVPAPPDFPPELKAALERLVSPDPRERPRGADAVIAELCAATGEPVPPESAATRESFLQAARYVGRVEELSRLSAVLEAAMVGRGGAWLVGGESGVGKSRLLEELRALALVKGAVVLRGQGVAAGGSPYQEWRPVLRWLSILTPLDEREASVLKPLVPDIESLLGHPVADPAEVGADMVQARLLQVVEDVFARLTQPVVVVLEDLHWAGGESLHLLARLATRAPTLSLLLLGSFRDDEAPALPSALPDLSLLRLPRLGAREVSLLSESMMGAPGSRPHLVELLLRETEGNPFFLVEVVRALAEEAGGLDRLGDMALPERVFAGGVRRLVQRRLEKVPVAARELLRVAAIVGRQVDVPLLRHAVPGVDVEGWLTDCEAAAVLDVADDHWRFAHDKLREGVLDELPADARPELHRRAALAMEAAHGQRPEWASALAYHWGMAGDALREASHARRAGEDALRVGACQEALSFLTRALERVSGAGGDAMSLGHLEALLAETRFQLGELQAFRSHAERALKHFGWPVPTTRMGWALGTVGQGVLRLAQSSRPEDYDEETEDRRRVRRVAGRLLMRLLDAFIYAHQALPVLWSGLRALNLCEPAGASPELARGYTSMAVVVGTLPIRAVAETWVRRALEVAESVGSPADLAFVLCRNAVYGAYVARWAEAEAWLERAIGIVDSVGDLRLAEECRALLTVVSCYQGKFARGLPLMAWLKHSARRRGALQTQHWALHYQAHIHLRLGALDKARAALEETLAWTESQGGQTDRIIVEGTLALLRLREGDAAGAREAAEQALAKMSAGKPVAHFVYFGVVTVAEVLLTLWEQGADASLVASAKAARREADVFARVFPFGEAAARLWRGSEAWLEGDATRAFESWRRCITVASKKGQAFEEAHARLSLARHLPSEDPARWGHQQRAVELFTRLGMRDELARAEAIASR; the protein is encoded by the coding sequence ATGCGGCAATACCCTCTCGAAACCCAGCCCCGGCTGGAGGATGCGGCGCGTCGCCACGCGGAAGGCGAGGTCGTGGGCGGCCGTTACCGCATCCTCGACTTCCTCGGTCGGGGCGGGGCGGGCACCGTCTGGCGCGCGCAGGACCTGCTCGCGGGCCCGGTGGCCGTGAAGCGGCTGCACCAGACGCTGGAGGACCTGGCGCGCCTGCCCGAGGGCGAGAACACGCCGTCCTCCATGGCCCGGCACGAGCTGGCGCTGTCGCTGGCGCACGAGTTCCAGACGCTCGCCTCGGTCCGCCATCCGCACGTCATCAGCGTGTTGGACTACGGCTTCGACGCGGAGCACCGGCCGTATCTGGCCATGGACCTGCTGGAGGACGCGCAGCACCTGGTGAAGGCGGGCACGGGCCAGCCGCTGCGCGTGCAGGTGGGCCTCTTGGTCCAGACGCTGCTGGCGCTGGCGTACCTGCACCGGCGCGGCATCATCCACCGCGACCTCAAGCCGGCGAACGTGCTGGTGGCCCATGGCCAGGTGAAGGTGCTGGATTTCGGGCTGGCGGTGGGGCGCGAGCATGTCCACCGCGCGCAGCCGGGCGGCACGCCGGGTTACCTCGCGCCGGAGCTGTTCGAGGACCAGCCGCCCTCCGAGGTGACGGACCTCTTCAGCGTGGGCGCCATGGCCAGCCAGATGATGTTCGGCCGGCTGCCGCATGCGGGGCAGGTGCCCGCGCCGCCGGACTTCCCGCCCGAGCTCAAGGCGGCGCTGGAGCGGTTGGTGTCTCCGGACCCTCGGGAGCGGCCGCGTGGCGCCGACGCGGTGATTGCGGAGCTCTGCGCCGCCACGGGTGAGCCGGTGCCGCCCGAGTCCGCCGCCACGCGGGAGAGCTTCCTTCAGGCCGCGCGCTATGTGGGCCGGGTGGAGGAGCTGTCGCGTCTGTCCGCCGTGCTGGAGGCGGCCATGGTGGGCCGCGGAGGCGCGTGGCTGGTGGGCGGCGAGAGCGGCGTGGGCAAGTCGCGGCTCCTGGAGGAGCTGCGCGCGCTGGCGCTGGTGAAGGGCGCGGTGGTGCTGCGAGGCCAGGGCGTGGCGGCGGGTGGCAGCCCCTACCAGGAATGGCGCCCGGTGCTGCGCTGGCTGTCCATCCTCACCCCGCTGGACGAGCGCGAGGCCAGCGTCCTCAAGCCGCTGGTGCCGGACATCGAGTCGCTGCTGGGCCACCCCGTGGCCGACCCGGCCGAGGTGGGCGCGGACATGGTGCAGGCGCGCTTGCTCCAGGTGGTGGAGGACGTCTTCGCGCGGCTGACGCAGCCCGTGGTGGTGGTGCTGGAGGACCTGCACTGGGCGGGGGGCGAGTCGCTGCACCTGCTCGCGCGGCTGGCCACGCGCGCGCCCACGTTGAGCCTGCTGCTCCTGGGGAGCTTCCGCGACGACGAGGCGCCCGCGTTGCCCTCGGCGCTGCCGGACTTGTCGCTGCTGCGGCTGCCCCGGCTGGGGGCTCGGGAAGTCTCCCTGCTCAGCGAGTCCATGATGGGCGCGCCGGGGAGCCGGCCGCACCTGGTGGAGCTGCTGCTGCGCGAGACGGAGGGCAACCCGTTCTTCCTGGTGGAGGTGGTGCGCGCGCTGGCGGAGGAGGCGGGCGGGTTGGACCGGCTGGGCGACATGGCGCTGCCCGAGCGCGTCTTCGCGGGCGGCGTGCGCCGGCTGGTGCAACGGCGCCTGGAGAAGGTGCCCGTGGCGGCGCGGGAGCTGCTCCGGGTGGCGGCCATCGTCGGACGGCAGGTGGATGTGCCGCTGTTGCGGCATGCCGTGCCCGGCGTGGACGTGGAGGGCTGGCTCACGGACTGCGAGGCGGCCGCCGTGCTGGACGTGGCGGACGACCACTGGCGCTTCGCGCACGACAAGCTGCGCGAAGGCGTCCTGGACGAGCTGCCCGCCGACGCTCGGCCCGAACTGCACCGGCGCGCCGCGCTGGCGATGGAGGCCGCGCACGGGCAGCGGCCGGAGTGGGCCTCCGCGCTGGCCTACCACTGGGGCATGGCCGGGGACGCGCTGCGCGAGGCGTCGCATGCGCGGCGCGCGGGCGAGGATGCGCTGCGCGTGGGCGCCTGTCAGGAGGCGCTGTCGTTCCTGACGCGGGCGCTGGAACGCGTGTCCGGGGCCGGCGGTGATGCGATGTCGCTGGGGCACCTGGAGGCGCTGCTCGCGGAGACGCGCTTTCAGCTCGGGGAGCTTCAGGCGTTCCGGTCTCATGCGGAGCGAGCGCTGAAGCACTTCGGCTGGCCGGTGCCCACCACGCGCATGGGGTGGGCGCTGGGGACGGTGGGGCAGGGCGTGCTGCGGCTGGCGCAGAGCTCTCGGCCGGAGGATTACGACGAGGAGACGGAGGACCGGCGGCGGGTGCGGCGCGTGGCGGGGCGGCTGCTGATGCGGCTGCTCGACGCGTTCATCTACGCGCACCAGGCGCTCCCGGTGCTCTGGTCCGGATTGCGCGCGTTGAACCTGTGCGAGCCCGCGGGGGCTTCGCCGGAGCTGGCGCGGGGCTACACGAGCATGGCGGTGGTGGTGGGCACGCTGCCCATCCGCGCGGTGGCGGAGACGTGGGTCCGCCGCGCGCTGGAGGTGGCCGAAAGCGTGGGCAGCCCCGCGGACCTGGCCTTCGTGCTGTGCCGCAACGCCGTGTACGGGGCGTACGTGGCGCGGTGGGCGGAGGCGGAGGCGTGGCTGGAGCGGGCCATTGGCATCGTCGACTCCGTGGGCGACTTGCGGCTGGCGGAGGAGTGCCGCGCGCTCCTCACGGTGGTGTCGTGCTACCAGGGGAAGTTCGCGCGGGGCCTGCCGTTGATGGCGTGGCTGAAGCACTCGGCGCGGCGGCGTGGCGCGCTCCAGACGCAGCATTGGGCGTTGCACTACCAGGCGCACATCCACCTGCGGCTGGGGGCGCTCGACAAGGCGCGCGCCGCGCTGGAAGAGACGCTGGCGTGGACGGAGTCGCAGGGCGGCCAGACGGACCGCATCATCGTGGAAGGGACGTTGGCGCTGCTGCGGCTGCGCGAGGGCGACGCGGCGGGGGCTCGCGAGGCGGCGGAGCAGGCCCTGGCGAAGATGTCGGCCGGCAAGCCGGTGGCGCACTTCGTGTACTTCGGCGTCGTGACGGTGGCCGAGGTGCTGCTGACGCTGTGGGAGCAGGGCGCGGACGCTTCGCTGGTCGCGAGCGCCAAGGCTGCGCGGCGAGAGGCGGATGTCTTCGCCAGGGTGTTTCCCTTTGGCGAAGCCGCGGCTCGGCTGTGGCGCGGGAGCGAGGCGTGGCTGGAAGGGGATGCCACGCGGGCCTTCGAGTCGTGGCGCCGGTGCATCACCGTGGCGTCGAAGAAGGGACAGGCCTTCGAGGAGGCGCACGCGAGGTTGTCCCTGGCGCGGCATCTGCCTTCGGAGGACCCCGCGCGGTGGGGGCACCAGCAACGCGCGGTGGAGCTGTTTACCCGTCTGGGCATGCGTGATGAGCTGGCCCGGGCGGAGGCCATCGCGAGCCGATGA
- a CDS encoding class I SAM-dependent methyltransferase, with the protein MNGVQARDVASLACPACGGTLVFHGREAHGCLREGWLRCGGCGEAWRVERGMARLYREDTVRGTDRLMRVIYDGLPVLHDPLTTLLTPLFQSVSEARMRAGYMRRLELASLVPHEDGSPVRVLEVGVGSGANLPLIRDGLPSGLDVEVWGVDLSEGMLKHCRRRLKAGDYSGVRLMMADAHTLPFPDASFDRVLHVGGIGGYREPAQALAEMARVAKPGTPLVVVDEQMDPAFRPSLFQRAAFRAITFYSSDPHCPRELLPTGAVDVREEQVAPFYYCLSFRMPGAHAG; encoded by the coding sequence ATGAACGGCGTGCAAGCACGGGATGTGGCATCGCTGGCGTGTCCGGCCTGTGGCGGGACGCTGGTGTTCCACGGGCGCGAGGCGCACGGGTGCCTCCGCGAAGGGTGGCTGCGGTGCGGCGGCTGCGGCGAGGCGTGGCGTGTGGAGCGCGGCATGGCCCGGCTGTACCGAGAGGACACGGTGCGCGGCACGGACCGGCTGATGCGCGTCATCTACGACGGGCTGCCGGTGCTGCATGACCCGCTGACCACGTTGCTGACGCCGCTGTTCCAATCGGTCTCGGAAGCGCGGATGCGCGCGGGGTACATGCGGCGGCTGGAGCTCGCTTCGCTGGTTCCGCACGAGGACGGGAGCCCGGTGCGGGTGTTGGAGGTTGGCGTGGGGTCCGGGGCGAACCTGCCGCTCATCCGGGATGGCCTGCCGTCAGGGCTCGATGTGGAAGTGTGGGGCGTGGACCTGAGCGAGGGCATGCTCAAGCACTGTCGGCGGCGGCTGAAGGCCGGTGATTACTCGGGTGTGCGGTTGATGATGGCGGATGCGCACACGCTGCCGTTTCCGGACGCGTCGTTCGACCGGGTGTTGCACGTGGGCGGCATCGGTGGCTACCGGGAGCCCGCGCAGGCCCTGGCCGAGATGGCCCGGGTGGCGAAGCCAGGGACGCCGCTGGTGGTGGTGGACGAGCAGATGGACCCAGCCTTCCGGCCCTCGCTGTTCCAACGTGCCGCGTTCCGGGCGATTACGTTCTACTCGAGCGACCCGCACTGTCCCCGTGAGCTGTTGCCCACTGGCGCGGTCGATGTCCGCGAGGAACAGGTGGCGCCGTTCTATTACTGTCTGTCGTTCCGGATGCCAGGCGCGCATGCCGGTTGA
- a CDS encoding SDR family NAD(P)-dependent oxidoreductase, whose amino-acid sequence MNEGGGDTGQEWAVILGASSGTGAGIAEAVAHKPGLNVFGVHRGRYPDTASQLEQQVRSAGRRVVMWQADASTPEAAEAGVAALREVAGLRSVKLFVHSIAGASVGHFLSAGEDRLHARRIRRTFDTMAHSFVYWAQALADADLLAPESRLLGLQNPLDETHLGNTGLISASKAALEMYVRYLAMELGPRGHRVNLLKFGTVMTPALKHVYSPEALARLEAAHAKMNPAGRMSTVEEVARFVTVLAGEEAGWFNGATIDFTGGMTLRLLDLVLNP is encoded by the coding sequence ATGAACGAAGGTGGCGGCGACACAGGGCAGGAGTGGGCGGTCATTCTGGGCGCTTCATCGGGGACGGGCGCGGGCATCGCGGAGGCGGTGGCACACAAACCCGGGCTGAATGTCTTCGGGGTCCACCGGGGCCGGTACCCGGACACGGCCTCGCAGTTGGAGCAACAGGTCCGGAGCGCGGGACGCCGCGTGGTGATGTGGCAAGCGGATGCCTCCACGCCGGAGGCCGCGGAGGCGGGCGTGGCCGCGCTCCGGGAGGTGGCGGGTCTCCGAAGCGTGAAGCTCTTCGTGCATTCGATTGCAGGGGCGTCGGTGGGGCACTTCCTGTCGGCGGGAGAGGACCGGCTGCACGCGCGGCGCATCCGCCGCACCTTCGACACGATGGCGCACTCGTTCGTGTATTGGGCGCAGGCGCTGGCGGACGCGGACCTGTTGGCTCCGGAGTCGCGGCTGCTGGGGCTCCAGAATCCGCTGGATGAGACGCACCTGGGGAACACGGGGCTCATCAGCGCGTCGAAGGCGGCGCTGGAGATGTACGTCCGTTACCTCGCGATGGAGCTGGGCCCCAGGGGACACCGGGTGAATCTGCTCAAGTTCGGCACGGTGATGACGCCCGCGCTCAAGCACGTCTACTCGCCGGAGGCCCTGGCCCGGCTGGAGGCCGCGCACGCGAAGATGAACCCCGCGGGACGCATGAGCACCGTGGAGGAAGTGGCCCGCTTCGTCACCGTGCTCGCCGGTGAGGAAGCGGGTTGGTTCAACGGTGCCACCATTGATTTCACGGGTGGCATGACGCTGCGGCTGCTGGATTTGGTGTTGAATCCGTAG
- a CDS encoding lysophospholipid acyltransferase family protein: MTQAGGWPLRAWLATFRLLRRYHRYEVMNLEPLLRPGAKLIVGYHGRPLAVDLCMLTVTLYERLGYLPHGVAHGAFDSIPGMRTVADGLGFVTGDDPRLAEAVARGEHVLLQPGGTREGCRDFRHRYRVDWGERMGYLRLAVRYGLPIVPVGGSGMDDAYVGLNDGYALGRRVGMPARLPLWLGVGATGLWPLSLPFPVKMTQWVGEPLTRHLAPGFDASDRDAMRAVHQDVASAVQGLLDRARGVDNIGTREAGR; this comes from the coding sequence ATGACGCAAGCAGGGGGCTGGCCCCTGAGAGCGTGGCTCGCGACGTTCCGGCTCCTGCGCCGCTATCACCGCTACGAGGTCATGAACCTGGAGCCGCTGCTGCGGCCCGGAGCGAAGCTCATCGTCGGGTACCACGGGCGCCCCCTGGCCGTGGACCTGTGCATGCTGACGGTGACCCTGTACGAGCGCCTGGGCTACCTGCCGCACGGCGTGGCGCATGGCGCGTTCGATTCGATTCCGGGCATGCGCACGGTGGCGGATGGACTGGGCTTCGTCACGGGGGATGACCCGCGGCTGGCGGAGGCGGTGGCGCGCGGGGAGCACGTGCTGCTGCAACCGGGCGGCACGCGCGAGGGGTGCCGCGACTTCCGGCACCGCTACCGCGTCGACTGGGGCGAGCGCATGGGCTACCTGCGGCTGGCGGTGCGCTACGGGTTGCCCATCGTCCCCGTGGGTGGCAGCGGGATGGATGACGCGTACGTGGGGCTCAACGACGGCTATGCGCTGGGGCGCCGCGTGGGAATGCCCGCGAGGCTGCCGCTGTGGCTGGGCGTGGGCGCGACGGGGCTGTGGCCGCTGTCCCTGCCCTTCCCCGTGAAGATGACGCAGTGGGTGGGCGAACCGCTGACGCGGCACCTGGCGCCGGGCTTCGACGCGAGCGACCGGGACGCGATGCGCGCGGTGCATCAGGACGTCGCGAGCGCGGTGCAGGGGCTGCTCGATAGGGCGCGCGGTGTGGACAACATCGGGACGAGGGAGGCGGGGCGATGA
- a CDS encoding 3-oxoacyl-ACP synthase III family protein, which produces MIPVRILGTASVLPGPAVSTAELCARVGRDASEVERKTGIHTRHFAPPGTKAAEVAAQALRDALRAAALEPTALRRILCVSSMGGDVTTPATANRVAAALGLSGSCDAMDLSNACMGFLSAFDLAARSVATGLGPVGIVSVELLSRTTTPESPRPYLVLGDAAAAAVLGTGRAGEGVLGVALGNNGTLPPDVVLENPIATGKLERMHFLTPSQAMTRVALDALVGAAHAALDAAGVAMRDVEWVLTHQPNGRMLEAILDALGVAPERSVRVVDTVGSVGSASLGTSLDRLLRTRPVKPGHRILLVGVGAGVAHGAVLYRVGE; this is translated from the coding sequence ATGATTCCCGTTCGCATCCTGGGCACCGCCAGTGTCCTCCCCGGCCCCGCCGTGAGCACCGCGGAGCTGTGCGCACGGGTGGGACGCGACGCCTCGGAGGTGGAACGGAAGACGGGAATCCACACGCGTCACTTCGCGCCACCGGGCACGAAGGCGGCGGAGGTCGCGGCGCAGGCCCTGCGCGACGCGCTGCGCGCCGCGGCGCTGGAGCCCACCGCGCTGCGACGCATCCTCTGCGTCTCGTCCATGGGCGGCGACGTCACCACGCCCGCCACGGCCAACCGGGTGGCGGCGGCGCTGGGGCTGTCGGGGAGCTGCGACGCCATGGACCTCAGCAACGCCTGCATGGGGTTCTTGAGCGCCTTCGACCTGGCGGCGCGCTCGGTGGCCACGGGGCTGGGTCCCGTGGGCATCGTGTCCGTGGAGCTGCTGTCGCGCACCACGACCCCCGAGTCACCGCGACCCTATCTCGTGCTGGGTGACGCGGCGGCGGCGGCCGTCCTGGGCACGGGGCGTGCGGGTGAAGGCGTGCTGGGCGTGGCCCTGGGCAACAACGGCACGCTGCCGCCCGATGTCGTGCTGGAGAATCCCATCGCCACGGGCAAGCTGGAGCGGATGCACTTCCTCACCCCGAGCCAGGCGATGACGCGCGTGGCGCTGGACGCGCTGGTGGGAGCGGCGCACGCGGCGTTGGACGCGGCGGGCGTGGCGATGCGGGACGTGGAGTGGGTGCTCACGCACCAGCCCAATGGGCGCATGTTGGAGGCCATCCTGGACGCGTTGGGCGTGGCGCCGGAGCGCAGCGTGCGCGTGGTGGACACGGTGGGCAGCGTGGGCTCGGCCTCCTTGGGCACCAGTCTGGACCGGCTGCTGCGCACGCGCCCGGTGAAGCCGGGGCATCGCATCCTCCTGGTGGGCGTGGGCGCGGGTGTGGCCCATGGCGCGGTGCTGTACCGGGTGGGCGAATGA
- a CDS encoding patatin-like phospholipase family protein, translated as MSHFTSLDDARQRRLYALKRAPGLRHHGNTALLQLLSKSREVTWARGEVLCREGEATEGFYVLLEGELEVSRCGEPLMILQPGTPLGLEALTSGRHSVTVRAAVDAHGLFFPKDDVSSLPHAPSAPPERPQPRAEVVAFESDVRRAPLSTLIELVAKVIHQDFGDRVLVLRTAARSHEQGLDVPIVTRGADGVLRATLSPAASGAPGRLTPSVLQRLEAKHGLHAVFLDGCDVADAGMLDKTVRLVTDASARTAASPRLLPTVVMDPRRPTRTSELSGQAQHDGPHPHPPRHPPCPLRLNLERFSRMALDDKPLEDRELSHTERDALARWARALTHRRVGLALSGGGVWGFYHVHILRWLVGQGVPIDIISGASMGALVGAYFCGSALDGRSGLEGLRRLEERAVSRQLSLAAAAAILTSYSLERFVERDLGPICLEELSTRFLPVTTDLTRGECVALERGPVALGVRASGSAPGIWGPTVVPPARYVDGAFTSMVPAHVLLNAGADVILASNIFPSGVRHAPPVPTTGLGRFLAGLNPVARALDLAASGVLLLHRSGDVESQLADVSYDLHSAEAPLMTAMEFTRAREILGRAAADASLAKRLEDMKQHWLQVKARGARAHPRLGGQQAA; from the coding sequence ATGTCTCACTTCACGTCACTCGATGACGCGCGGCAACGGCGGCTGTATGCGCTCAAGCGTGCGCCTGGGCTTCGGCATCATGGCAACACCGCGCTGCTGCAACTGCTGAGCAAGAGCCGGGAGGTCACCTGGGCTCGCGGCGAGGTGCTGTGCCGGGAGGGAGAAGCCACCGAGGGCTTCTACGTACTCCTGGAGGGTGAGCTGGAAGTCTCGCGGTGTGGCGAGCCGCTGATGATACTGCAGCCCGGCACGCCGCTGGGCCTCGAGGCGCTGACGAGCGGCCGCCATTCCGTCACCGTCCGCGCGGCGGTGGACGCCCACGGCCTCTTCTTTCCGAAGGATGACGTGTCGAGCCTGCCCCATGCCCCCTCCGCGCCACCGGAGCGGCCTCAGCCCCGCGCCGAAGTGGTCGCCTTCGAGAGCGACGTCCGCAGGGCCCCGCTGTCCACGCTCATCGAGCTGGTGGCGAAGGTCATCCACCAGGACTTCGGGGACCGGGTGCTCGTCCTCCGCACCGCCGCCCGGAGCCATGAGCAGGGTTTGGACGTACCCATCGTCACCCGCGGCGCGGATGGTGTCCTGCGCGCGACACTGTCACCCGCCGCCTCCGGGGCTCCGGGCCGGCTGACGCCTTCCGTGCTTCAACGGCTCGAGGCCAAGCACGGGCTGCACGCGGTCTTCCTCGACGGCTGCGATGTCGCGGACGCGGGGATGCTCGACAAGACGGTGCGACTGGTGACGGACGCGTCGGCGCGGACGGCTGCGAGCCCTCGGCTGCTGCCCACGGTGGTGATGGACCCGCGGCGCCCCACGCGCACGTCCGAGCTGAGCGGACAGGCGCAGCACGACGGCCCCCATCCGCATCCCCCGCGACATCCCCCCTGCCCGCTGCGGCTGAACCTGGAGCGGTTCTCGCGGATGGCATTGGATGACAAGCCGCTGGAGGACCGGGAGCTGAGTCACACCGAGCGGGACGCCCTGGCCCGCTGGGCGCGCGCGCTCACGCACCGGCGCGTGGGTCTGGCGCTCAGCGGCGGCGGTGTGTGGGGTTTCTACCATGTCCACATCCTCCGCTGGCTGGTGGGTCAGGGCGTGCCCATTGACATCATCAGCGGCGCCAGCATGGGCGCACTGGTGGGGGCCTACTTCTGCGGGAGCGCGCTGGATGGGCGGAGCGGCCTGGAGGGGCTGCGACGGCTGGAGGAGCGGGCCGTCAGCCGTCAGCTCTCCCTGGCCGCCGCGGCCGCCATCCTGACGTCGTACTCCCTGGAGCGCTTCGTGGAGCGCGACCTGGGTCCCATCTGCCTGGAGGAGCTGTCCACCCGCTTCCTCCCCGTGACGACGGACCTGACTCGGGGTGAATGCGTGGCGCTGGAGCGAGGCCCCGTGGCGCTGGGCGTGCGCGCCAGCGGGTCGGCCCCTGGCATCTGGGGACCCACGGTGGTGCCTCCCGCACGGTACGTGGATGGCGCCTTCACCAGCATGGTGCCCGCCCATGTACTCCTCAACGCGGGCGCGGACGTCATCCTCGCCAGCAACATCTTCCCCTCGGGGGTCAGACACGCGCCACCCGTGCCAACAACGGGACTGGGCCGCTTCCTCGCGGGGCTCAATCCGGTGGCGCGCGCCCTGGACCTCGCGGCCAGTGGCGTGCTGCTATTGCACCGCAGTGGTGACGTCGAGAGCCAGCTCGCGGACGTCAGCTACGACCTCCACTCGGCGGAGGCCCCGCTGATGACGGCCATGGAGTTCACCCGGGCACGGGAGATTCTGGGCAGGGCGGCGGCGGATGCGTCGCTCGCGAAAAGGCTGGAGGACATGAAGCAGCACTGGCTCCAGGTCAAAGCCCGGGGTGCCCGTGCCCACCCGCGACTTGGAGGACAGCAGGCCGCATGA